A stretch of the Notamacropus eugenii isolate mMacEug1 chromosome 2, mMacEug1.pri_v2, whole genome shotgun sequence genome encodes the following:
- the LOC140522643 gene encoding taste receptor type 2 member 7-like, whose translation MGMVKSMKRGDKIIWYLSNESSAWFATCLNVFYFLQITNFSHPAFLWLKWRVDKVVLRMIYICSLITFLVNLLLAEKISEIYAIYSMHGNRTDGTYEIIIMGTLSYILFDNPLPVLFLMMITGSYPFAHSITLIKMNNKLRQSSLRILWQLKHCLQGIWERFYGIG comes from the exons ATCATTTGGTACCTGAGCAATGAATCAAGTGCCTGGTTTGCCACATGCCTCAATGTCTTCTATTTCCTGCAA ATCACCAACTTTTCCCATCCTGCCTTCCTCTGGCTGAAATGGAGGGTTGACAAAGTGGTCCTCAGGATGATTTACATCTGTTCCCTCATTACCTTCCTTGTCAATCTTCTATTGGCAGAGAAAATAAGTGAGATATATGCAATCTATTCAATGCATGGAAATAGAACAGATGGTACTTATGAGAT CATCATCATGGGTACCTTGAGCTACATTCTTTTTGACAATCCTCTACCTGTCTTGTTTTTAATGATGATAACTGGCAGCTACCCCTTTGCCCACTCTATAACCTTGATCAAGATGAATAACAAACTAAGGCAATCCTCCCTGAGGATTCTCTGGCAGCTAAAACATTGCCTCCAAGGGATCTGGGAAAGGTTTTATGGAATAGGTTAA